The segment TCATCACACTGCTCTTCATCAACCCTTTTAGCCATGTTTATATCTTTAGTTTCCATAGCAGAGAACACTGCAGTTTGACCAGTTGCTTCCTGTTGCAGCGCCCCGTCTTCCTTTGTAAGAAAGTTTTCTTCAGAGATGTCTGCCTCAAATCTTTCTTCAAAATTTAAATTCTCAAGGTCCAAATCAGGGAATGATGTAGCAGCTGTTTCTGTAACATCATTGTTTGGAAATTAAATGCTTTCAAAactagtttaaaaagaaaagtaaatacatttctaCTAAGACATATAAGATGTATGTCTTACCTGAAAAAGCATAATTTTAGTAGATCAGCAAAACTTGTTTCCATCTTTTCAAACAGGGAAAACAATAGTTTATAAAGTACAAGTTATATCAAGACAAACATTACTGCCACAGATAATCTCTTCTCAGAAAGGAAGAGAGCGCGATCTAACTCTCATGTTGCGGCACATGGCTTCCTGTCAAACAGACGTTGCATAAATTACACATTCAATCTAATGTatttggttatatatatataaaactacaaATGTCTACATAATGTAAGCCGTACCGTAAAACTGAAGATGATCaaaatgtgtgtctctctaAAAAGTTAAATCACAAAAGTAATGTTTTGCATGTCTTCAGGAACCTACCTTCATGAGCTCATGAAATGATGTCAGCTTTGATGTGGTCTCAGTTTCAGATGCACAACACTCATGCAGTTGTTCCTTCATGCTaaaaaaactcatgtttatggTGTCCTACTGTATTATACTGAGATGAGTACAGTACCGCTTTAGTGATGAGTTAGAGTCATTACAAAATAACTGTAATTGTCAGTGAATATTTTGTTGGaaactttgatttattttgtaaactACAGTTCCAATCAGACATcctggtttgttgctgcttgtCCTACAGCTCATTGCGGAGGAGGTAGCGGCTGTTAGGCTTCAGGTCAACTTCTACAGGAAAATGATCACTCACCTGAAGAGCCTAAAAGTGCCATGAGAAGAAATGAATGTTCATTTTAGGTATATAACTGAATTAAAGGAGGGTATGTGTATAGATGACATGTTTACCTCCTCCTCTGTTAGATGGAAATAATTTTTGAAGTTGAATGGTTGAGCTGAACCCGGCACTATACTGGAAATAATCTCACGTCCGTGGACAATGATCCTGGAAATTCCAAATAGTGTATAAGACATTACCCTTCAGCAGAAAGATCTATCATTATAGAGCGTACACATGCTTTTCTTTGTGGAGCACTTCTTCAGTGACCTCGTGTAATTGAGTTTCTAGCAGTCACTGACCTGTCATAGGCGCAGTGCGTCTTCTCACGGACAGTCGTGTCCTGCTCATCTCCAATTAACCAGCGGAACTTTGGGTCACTCCTCAAGCGCACAGCTCCCCAGCCCTTGATGGTGACGTAGCTACAGCCGGCGTTGAGGTCCCCTAAGATCATCACATTCTGGGTGAATGAAAGGAGGCAAAAAGGGAAGTGAATGTGGTGATATGTGGAAGAGACAAAATAATATGAAGCTAAGCTGAGGAACTCGGACCAAGATCAAGATAAAAACgtgaaatgtatataaatatactgtgtTTAAATTATGATGATGGTTTAACGTACATCATTCTTCCACTTCTTGTAAATTCCTTTGAAGACAGTATACAGTTCATTAATCTCCTTCATGGCATTTCTTGGACAGGTGTGCTGCCCAATCAGGACAAAATCCTTCACCActgcaaagtaacaacaacCACTCAAACATTTATGACAAATCTTCAATGAATGTGTTTACATGAAAACTTCAGTCTTTTCTTGGTTTTGCTCATATGGTATGATCATACATGTACAGTGCTCACATGGAAAATAGAGAACCCTGATTATTAATATCCCTGTATACATTACTATGATATTATCCAGGGATTTGTTTTCTGTCCTACAACCTTAATAAGGTGTCGATATCCACATAGCATCCAGGTTTTTAAAACCCAGGAAAATAAAGTCTATCTTTGTGAAACTGAATAATAGTGTGTGCTAATGTGgcaactttctttttctgtataaTTCCAAAGATGCATTTTGCTTCATCGTACATGTCGTTGGGGAGTGAAAGCGAACGACGAAAGGCTCTCTGGAGAAAGCATTGACTTCTTTGGTTCCTTCCCCTTCTAGTTTAGGATACTGATAATGCTCTTTGATTGTCAGCACATTGTTCCTGGAGAAGATGAGAAAAGACAACATTCAGGATGCCATGTTCATCTGACCATAAAGAGCAATAGGTCATGTTTGATTACAGCTTACCTGTAAATGTAGACATACTGCTCCTTGTAAGTCTTCCTCCCCAGCCTTTCACTTTCCACATAGGAGTATGAGTTGGATTTGTCAAACCTAGAAGTTTAAAGTTGCAGTTGTGACCGAGGCTTCACCAGATCTTTCAGATTAACAAAGCTCGTACCTGTTGAGATCCTTAACCAGAGCTTGTATCGCTGTTCCTTTAGAGTCTCGGACCTCCTGAATAAGACACAAGTCGCACCGAGAAAGAATCTTGGGagcaaaatatttaaaaaagatctATCAGTTATCTAGTTCTGCGTGGATATTGCCCCAGCTGTTGCGCAGTAGAGTACCTTTAGAAGAATCCCCATAACCTTCTTGTTGTTTGCCTTTGATTCACCGAAGCTCTGAACATTGAAAGCGCATATTTTCAGGGAAGATGCGgcattcaacacacacaaccCCACAACGAACAGCAGAACTGCAGTCCTCATCTTGTGGAGGATTATCACTCTGTAAGTAAAAGAGAGTTTTGCAAGATCCTTCCAGTCATATTGTGAAATATGTTACACATACTTCTTCACTCATCGGCATCTACTTTGCAGCCTCTTACCTTCAGTGCCAGTTTCAACAGGAGACTGCCCTCAGTCCAGCAAAGATCCATCTCTTCAATGAGCTGTGGTGTATTTGGGGACCATACAGGTAAGCGTGTGTGAACCATCTGTGTGGTGGATGTGCTGCGTCAGTGCCGGTTGAGAATGGAGCTTTATCTAGAACAGTTAAAACCACCGAATACAATGGACAATAGTGTGTTTTGTCTCTGGGGTTGAGTTTAATCAGACAATAGATGGTGCCATGTGTCATGCCTGTCAGTTTCATGAACATTTGTTTAGAATTGACAACATATTATTCATTTGAGTCATTTTAGCATTGACACGAGCAGCTGGTAGTTACCACACAGTGCCATGACATCACTGAGACAGTTAATGATGTCCACTGGTGCAGTCTTAACTGTGACGGGGATGGTTCTACCTCTTTGTTTTATACCAGACCATAGAGGATATATGGATGAGTCCAGTGGCACACGGGAATTTTTAGTCTCTAAGTAGGAGGAGATCTTACTCAAAGGGGAATAGATGTTGGTTGGTGGATGATGATTTGTTTAGGATACATTAGGATTCAACCAAGAAACTGATCAACTTAAGAGTGGTCCTTCCTTACAATGTCTTTACTAATCTCACGTATCTTGTTTTACACTCAACCCAATATGAACTCAAGACTCCAACCGGTGACACTTTATTTGATTTCAACTCACAAagcttaaaatgttttttttttaactcaaccAACAGTAACATTGGTTATAGTAAATATTACTTTATTTCCTCACTCTCCCTTCTTTTGTTTACTTAGAGCAACAGCTGAAAGAACtatgttttctctttgtctaatggattttaatgttttttaatggcTTTTTAATCATTCAAGGAGCTTATATTGACCAATCAAGCTGTTTACAgtacattaaaaatacatttgtccttttttacaCTGGAAGTGTTCCTTTACATTCTGCAAACATCCTACTACACATATCAACTCAACATTTTCACAAATACTCTGAGCTCCAAGTCTTAAATTGTTTGAAATACAAAATTATAACTACATCctatgttttttaaaacaaagcaacaaaacaacaacaaaaaaacaatgttcctGAGCAATAACATTATCATATCGGTCTAAAACAACCAGAGTGTTGAGGAGAAGCCATGTCCATGAGATAGTCTTCAATACGTGCTTCTATGTCTGAGTATAGGTCTTCAGCTTGCTCCCTGAAAGGAGGATACCACAGCCACAACATGGCAACCCCCACCACAccaaggagaagaaggaaggtcATAGACACTTTCCACCAGGAGCCAAGCCGTGTCTAAACAAAGTGGGAAGAAATgtcaatttatatatatataaaaaaatatatatatagcttatTGCTTCAGTGGATTTGGTCAATGCAGCAAAAATGAAGCAAAATAAATTCTGACAATGTAAGGGCAAATGAGCATTTGAGTATAGCAAGGGCATTTAGTTTAAAATTaccctacacacacgcacacgcacacacacacacacacacacacacacacacacacacacacacacacacacacacacacacacacggggctCACCGGTCTCCTGCTGCGGTGACTGAGTTGCCGGAGCTCGTCTCTGCACTGCGACAACCGGGCCTGGCTTGACTGGCACTCCTGCTCCATGGCATGCAGCTCCGTCTGCAGCTCCTCGCACTGTGCGTACACACGTATGCAGATCAAATTTGACTGCCAAATGTACCTCGAAAtagcaatatttaaaataaaatgcatcttgATAAATATCTTTTAAGTAGTATTTgacactcatttaaaatgtattagtAAATTAGAGGGTTGTGGGTTATGTGGAAGCTGAGTGTATTTAGGATTTGTTTtgtcaataaatataaaataaatcattatgCATTAGtgaaaacattttagaaatcGTAAATGATATTATATTTGACTCAGTTATCAACTAACTCAAGCCTCGACTGAGCCACTCACTGATAGCTCcacttcacctctctctctttgagcCGGAGTTTGTCTTGAGTGTGAATGAgctgctcctccacctgagAGTCTCTCCTCGCCATCAGTCGTGGCTCTGCTTCCTCCGATGTCAGAAGCCCCTGCATCATGGAGCCCTGGTTCTCCTTGCTGCCATCTAGGAGATAGAAAACTGTTTACATAAAAGAACCATGTTACCTTGTACTCTGTATAAAATATGACTCTATAGGTCTAAGCATCTTGCCTCTGATGTGCTGGATTTCCTCTCTTAAAATCTGATTGTCTTCTTCCACCAGGCACATGTTGTACTGTAGCTCCTTCTTCTCTTGTCGCAATGACAtcacctcctctctcatctcGGCCTCTCTGGTACTGGACAGCTGCACAGGACACACGTTTTTCACAACCATACACATTAAAACTTCTGGCCATTCACATGGTCACAGTTACCATACCTCCACTTGGCTGTGCAGCTGTTGTATCTGTTCATTATAAAGGTGTTGGTTTTCCCTAAGCTGTTCAGAGCTCAGCTTCAGCTCCTTACAAAGGCTCTGCCACCTCAGTGCCTCTGCCTTTCCCGTAGTTAGTGCTTCCTGATGGCAACAAATAATAAGTCAATGACAGTGTCTTTCAACATAGTCAAATATACATGTTGTTTATTTGGGTTACAAGCTATATATTTGACCTGCATTGTCTCAGACTTGATGAGTGCCTCAGTTTTCTCCTGTGTGACCTTCTGCAATGCGACCAGGGCCCTCTCCTCGTACACCAGTTTCTGCTTCTCCATCTGTATCAGCAGTTTCTTCACTCCATCCTTGGGAAACTTCTATAAGGACACACCGCTGTTGAGTTAAAGCTCCAAATGCTTTCCAAAACCAGAGTAGACACTGGACAACATGAGGGAAAATGATGACCAGGTCGGCTGTTTTAGGAAGGACCAAATGTTTGGGTttttacattaattacatttaaagatttaaaaaacactccGTGTTTGCGTCTTTACCGCCAGCTGCTGTTCTTACCTGCAGGCAGACTTGCAGCTGCGCCTCCAGAGCTTTGATCTGGTTTCTCAGCAAGTCTTCACTGCAGCGAGCCTGTGGGTTAGAAAGGAAATGACTGACTGTCACACTGTAGCCTGCAGATGGAAAATGAATCAAGCAGAATTGTGACAGTATGTTATTTCACTGTCTACACTCACTGGTGCACAGAGGCAACTTTCAGCATCAGTGAGCCTCAAGAAAGATCACAATGCCTGATCTTTGtgatctttttgttttgatttcgaaaaaacatatataacatataggTTGCCTAATGATAACAtacctgagagagaaagaacaagcaCAAATGATTTTAACTAAATCAATTTCTAGATCCACAGCAGTTCAAAaccaaattaaaacaacaattaaacaGAAAAAGGGAAACACTATACTTCCCCTTCATTCATTACAGCCAGAGTAAACAAAAGAGAGTTAATGAGGATTCATAGCACCCATAGACTGTCACACCCTTCCTGTATAAGAATGACAGCTTGCTCTCCTCCTATGCAGCAGGTTAGAGCAGAAACAGGAAGCTCCAAACCACAGACTGCATAGGCCTTCCTGAGGTAGCAGCCTCCATACGTGACTTTGACAAacccaaaaaacaacatgacCGTATAAAACAAGAGATTGTTTGGTGTTTGGAAACTGTAACTGTGACCCGCTGTGGGTGGTATGCATACTGATGTAGAGTCTTACCGTCCATATTTTGTTCGAAGAGTTCACGAGGCTTGACGTGCTCTCCTGGAGGGCGACAAGCTTCTTCTTCACGGCCTCCTCTCTCCACAGGGCCTCCTGGTAGAAAACCGACAGCAAAGAGAGCTACAGCATTGTGCACATACTGAGTGTAACTTAAGTCAGTCAGCATCATCTGTTAAGCTTTTAGACTAATCAAATAAGCTTGCCTCATCATCTCCTGCTCTCCGTTAAAAAACACCaataaaatgtgcatatttTAGTCTCAAACATTAAAGGCAGGTGATTAACTTTGCACAGGAATGTGCTTACAGTGACttcagaacaaacaaacaaagtagagaataataataaagtcaccAACTTCCTTTATGTCAGTTATACAACTAATCTAACTAGCATTTGCTAATGTTAGCCACCATAAGCTACAAGCATACAGTGGCTTCCGATAATATAAACAAAGCATCTGTTTaacttttctttacatttatgaGATTATTTTGAGTGGTAAAATGTAGTGTAACAGTAGGACAATAAGAAAAATCACACATGTACTTCAGTAATGTCATTACAAAGCTAACctttgctaacattagcaaccATAAGCTTCATGTCATACCAGATTAAGTGAGGCTGTATCAATAAAATGCCTGAGTGTGTTTAACGGAGAAAGGCGGAGCTTTATGGCTAATGAATTTAACTTTTCTTTCATTAGAGGAAGAATGCGTTATTTAATCTGTCAAAAGTGACATAGTcctgatttaaagaaaaaaacaatagcaCAGAATTGATTTGGAAAATAATTATGTTCACCTGCAAGTAGTCTGTTAACCTCTGAAGATCCTATTGTGTGTGAGATAAAAGACATCAAAAACAGTTATATTTGATTAAATCTTAGTTTTCTAATATGCAATTTATAGATTTAAAACCCCATTTAATAAAGCAACAGTTTGAAACGTACTGACTCCTTGACAGTGACGAGACCAGACCTGCACAGAAGAAAAtatctcatttaaaaaatacaaaacattatcATAGCTGCCTCTGACATCAAATTTGAGATTTAACTTCAACCCACTCTGTCTGCACACTGGTCTCATGCTGTATATTCTTTTGGAGAATATTTTCAGTTTGGACAGAGAATTTTTGGTGAATCTTTTCTGCTTGGATGAATGTTCTGATGCTTGTCTTTTGAGCTTTGAGAGAAAGTAAAAGCAGCATTATTAGTGGGCCAATAAAAGATAATTTAACATTCTATGATAAAAAATGTTATACAACTAGGCAAAATGTTTACCATTAATACTATTCTCTCTTTTATCTGTGCTTTTGGCCCTGTGCTGGTTTGATTCCTTTATTGTTGGTGTGGAGGTAGATGTTTGCTTCCTTGCATGGCCTTTCTCTTGCCTCATCAGTGTTACCTGTTCTGTCCATAATGAAGCCtgaggaaatgaggagagagaagatgatGCAGCTATTATTCCTGTGGACGTGGAAAGATTCAACATGGATCTGATGAAATAACACTAATAACGTCAATGGATATTACCCAGTTACTGGTGCTTGGGCCTTCAGTTACGCTACTTGTTGGTGTTAAAATCATCCTTGTATGTCTCCCATTAGCAGTTGGAGTATTTTGGACATCGGCGTGCAATGTCTCTGACTTGATTGAACTATATTGTTTCattgaaaatgtctttgttgAAGGTTTTCCCTGAGAATAATAGTTTGTAGTAGTCAAACCACACGGCTCTGGGCTCACTGATCTCCTCCTCAGAAATTCAAGTTGCCTTTTTTCCTTCAATTCGTTCTTGATCAGTCTTGTGTCAAACTCTCTCGTAGGGCTGCGACATGcagtcacgttgttgcgtcctCGCATGTGTTCACGTTTCTCTGCTCTGATGTCCACTATTTGTTCAAAGTGTTTCACTGGGGAGAGCTGTATACTGCTGACAGTCAGGGTATCCATGGCAGCCCCTCTGGTCGTTTCTGTGTTTCAAGCCTACAACGGAAATACATCATGAAATGACTTATAATTGTCctaaattatgaaaaataaagcatgtaaacatttgAGTCATACAATCTACTGCTATGTATCAAATGTTATAGGTAGCTGACAAATATTATTTAGTTTCAGGTGCAAAATGATGGTTCAGACAGGACACATGAAGATAAACTGTATATAACagttcagtttagttttttcattTACATGAAATATGCCCTTAAACTTACCTGCtttggaaaataaagaaagaaagttacTGTTTGTGCTCCAAAAGTATGTGagcagtatttatttaaaaaagcaaaaagcaaaacCTCAACAgtacattttaatgtgtttactaCTGTTTTCTACTGTAGAAGCAGTAATAGCTCGTATAGGAGTACTTTTAGTTGTAGTAACAGTAAATGTAATGTAGATGTTGCAGTTGCAGTGgttgcattgttgttgttgtttgtaagAAAGCTCATTTAACACTGAGTATCAGAGTTATCGAGACAGACTGGGCTTTGGAAAGTACTGATTAAGGTTGTGGAGGGAACATTTACAACATAATGCAAAGACAATATGTTGCTTAATAAGCAGAGAACCATGACAGATCTTACCTAGAATGCCATCTCATTCAGTCGGGTAAAGTATTCCTGAGTTGATTAAGAAGTTATCTATTTTTCTCACTCTTCTGAAATAGTGTCCGGAGGTTTTGTCTGTGTTTCACATGTAGCTGTTTCTGTTGAGCATAATTTTACAGGAAGTGCAGTAAACCACAGCGTCATATGTTCCTCTATCTCACCAGCCACTCACATCAAACTGATGCCATACACGGGTGGGCCCCAAGATTACACACAGACTTAGACAATTCCCCCTACATGCAGCCATGGGATAAAACACACCACATGAGAGagagctatgtgtgtgtgtgtgtgtgtgtgtgtgtgtgtgtgtgtgtgtgtgtgtgtgtgtgtgtgtgtgtgtgtgtgtgtgtgtgtgtgtgtgtgtgtgtgtgtgtgtgtgtgtgtgtgtgtgtgagagagagagtgtgtgagtgtgaatgtgcgTGTGGTTTCCTCATGGAAatgtacattaaattaaatgtacatacagatttttcattaaaatgagTTGTGAAGTTGTGTACATGTCATTCACTTCATCATTTGCTGGTGGTGTGTAGGCTTATGTAGGCCAAATTGTTATTTGCATTAAACTGCATTGCATTTACTTGTTAGAAGTTTGTTATAAGTATTT is part of the Cyclopterus lumpus isolate fCycLum1 chromosome 7, fCycLum1.pri, whole genome shotgun sequence genome and harbors:
- the dnase1l1l gene encoding deoxyribonuclease I-like 1-like isoform X5; the protein is MRTAVLLFVVGLCVLNAASSLKICAFNVQSFGESKANNKKVMGILLKILSRCDLCLIQEVRDSKGTAIQALVKDLNRFDKSNSYSYVESERLGRKTYKEQYVYIYRNNVLTIKEHYQYPKLEGEGTKEVNAFSREPFVVRFHSPTTLVKDFVLIGQHTCPRNAMKEINELYTVFKGIYKKWKNDNVMILGDLNAGCSYVTIKGWGAVRLRSDPKFRWLIGDEQDTTVREKTHCAYDRIIVHGREIISSIVPGSAQPFNFKNYFHLTEEEALQKQLLHHSLIWTLRI
- the dnase1l1l gene encoding deoxyribonuclease I-like 1-like isoform X4 encodes the protein MRTAVLLFVVGLCVLNAASSLKICAFNVQSFGESKANNKKVMGILLKILSRCDLCLIQEVRDSKGTAIQALVKDLNRFDKSNSYSYVESERLGRKTYKEQYVYIYRNNVLTIKEHYQYPKLEGEGTKEVNAFSREPFVVRFHSPTTLVKDFVLIGQHTCPRNAMKEINELYTVFKGIYKKWKNDNVMILGDLNAGCSYVTIKGWGAVRLRSDPKFRWLIGDEQDTTVREKTHCAYDRIIVHGREIISSIVPGSAQPFNFKNYFHLTEEEALQMETSFADLLKLCFFRNSCYIIP
- the LOC117733324 gene encoding TRAF3-interacting JNK-activating modulator isoform X1, yielding MDTLTVSSIQLSPVKHFEQIVDIRAEKREHMRGRNNVTACRSPTREFDTRLIKNELKEKRQLEFLRRRSVSPEPCGLTTTNYYSQGKPSTKTFSMKQYSSIKSETLHADVQNTPTANGRHTRMILTPTSSVTEGPSTSNWASLWTEQVTLMRQEKGHARKQTSTSTPTIKESNQHRAKSTDKRENSINAQKTSIRTFIQAEKIHQKFSVQTENILQKNIQHETSVQTESGLVTVKESDLQRLTDYLQEALWREEAVKKKLVALQESTSSLVNSSNKIWTARCSEDLLRNQIKALEAQLQVCLQKFPKDGVKKLLIQMEKQKLVYEERALVALQKVTQEKTEALIKSETMQEALTTGKAEALRWQSLCKELKLSSEQLRENQHLYNEQIQQLHSQVELSSTREAEMREEVMSLRQEKKELQYNMCLVEEDNQILREEIQHIRVFYLLDGSKENQGSMMQGLLTSEEAEPRLMARRDSQVEEQLIHTQDKLRLKERECEELQTELHAMEQECQSSQARLSQCRDELRQLSHRSRRPTRLGSWWKVSMTFLLLLGVVGVAMLWLWYPPFREQAEDLYSDIEARIEDYLMDMASPQHSGCFRPI
- the LOC117733324 gene encoding TRAF3-interacting JNK-activating modulator isoform X2, yielding MDTLTVSSIQLSPVKHFEQIVDIRAEKREHMRGRNNVTACRSPTREFDTRLIKNELKEKRQLEFLRRRSVSPEPCGLTTTNYYSQGKPSTKTFSMKQYSSIKSETLHADVQNTPTANGRHTRMILTPTSSVTEGPSTSNWASLWTEQVTLMRQEKGHARKQTSTSTPTIKESNQHRAKSTDKRENSINAQKTSIRTFIQAEKIHQKFSVQTENILQKNIQHETSVQTESGLVTVKESDLQRLTDYLQEALWREEAVKKKLVALQESTSSLVNSSNKIWTARCSEDLLRNQIKALEAQLQVCLQKFPKDGVKKLLIQMEKQKLVYEERALVALQKVTQEKTEALIKSETMQEALTTGKAEALRWQSLCKELKLSSEQLRENQHLYNEQIQQLHSQVELSSTREAEMREEVMSLRQEKKELQYNMCLVEEDNQILREEIQHIRDGSKENQGSMMQGLLTSEEAEPRLMARRDSQVEEQLIHTQDKLRLKERECEELQTELHAMEQECQSSQARLSQCRDELRQLSHRSRRPTRLGSWWKVSMTFLLLLGVVGVAMLWLWYPPFREQAEDLYSDIEARIEDYLMDMASPQHSGCFRPI
- the LOC117733324 gene encoding cilia- and flagella-associated protein 58 isoform X3, encoding MDTLTVSSIQLSPVKHFEQIVDIRAEKREHMRGRNNVTACRSPTREFDTRLIKNELKEKRQLEFLRRRSVSPEPCGLTTTNYYSQGKPSTKTFSMKQYSSIKSETLHADVQNTPTANGRHTRMILTPTSSVTEGPSTSNWASLWTEQVTLMRQEKGHARKQTSTSTPTIKESNQHRAKSTDKRENSINAQKTSIRTFIQAEKIHQKFSVQTENILQKNIQHETSVQTESGLVTVKESDLQRLTDYLQEALWREEAVKKKLVALQESTSSLVNSSNKIWTARCSEDLLRNQIKALEAQLQVCLQKFPKDGVKKLLIQMEKQKLVYEERALVALQKVTQEKTEALIKSETMQEALTTGKAEALRWQSLCKELKLSSEQLRENQHLYNEQIQQLHSQVELSSTREAEMREEVMSLRQEKKELQYNMCLVEEDNQILREEIQHIRVFYLLDGSKENQGSMMQGLLTSEEAEPRLMARRDSQVEEQLIHTQDKLRLKEREVKWSYHARSCRRSCMPWSRSASQARPGCRSAETSSGNSVTAAGDRHGLAPGGKCL